The nucleotide window ATGATGGCCGCCGCTCCGGCTTGATCGGAGACGAGTACCCGCTGCAGGTTACCGACCAGACTTGGGTCGATATGCTCGTAGGCCCCCTTCTGGCGGCTGGTCGCGCTGATGTGGATACCTCCTTTGTGGGCAAAGGCGCTCTCGCCGACGTACGGTTGGTGGGGATCGGCCACCACGTTGGCTATCTCATTGACATGGTGAGAGACCTCGGTCAGCATGGAGAGCCTCTCTTTGGGTATGCATTCCACGTCCATCTTGAGGATGAGATTCGGTATTATCGAGACCAGGTTGGCATTGCCGCAGCGCTCTCCGAAGCCATTCATCGTCCCCTGAACCTGGGCCGCCCCCTCGCTGGCGGCAGCCAGACTATTGGCCACGGCGCAATCGGAATCGTTGTGAGCGTGGATACCGATCGGAATCGATATCTCCTTCTTTACAGCCGCAACCACCTCGGCCACCTGGATCGGTATGGAGCCTCCATTGCTGTCGCAGAGGACCACGGAGTCGGCTCCAGCAGCTTCAGCCGCCTTGATGGTCGAGAGGGCATAGGCGGGATTATTCTTATAGCCGTCAAAGAAGTGTTCGGCGTCGAAGAAGACTTCTAGGCCCTTCTTCTTAAAGTAGGCTATGGTATCTGAGATCATCTTAATATTGTCTTCAAGGGTAGTAACAAGGACATGGGTTACATGGACATCCCAACTCTTGCCGACTATACAGACGGCTTTAGTGCCCGCTTTGATCAGGGCTTGAACGTTGTTATCCTCTGAAGCCGTGACCCCTTTGCGCCTAGTGCTGCCGAAGGCGACGACCGTGGCATGTTTTAAATCCAGCTCTTTGACCCGCTTGAAATATTCTATGTCTTTAGGATTGGCCCCCGGCCAGCCCCCTTCAATATAGTCGACACCGAGCTCATCCAGTTTGGCTGTGATCTTGAGCTTGTCGTCGACCGAGAGCGAGAGACCTTCCCTCTGAGCCCCATCCCTTAAGGTAGTATCGTATATCTTTATCTTTGATTTAACCACAATTAAACACCTTTTCCCTTTTAGAGGGCCTTGCTTAGACCAGTTCCAGCCAGTCCATATACTCCTCGTCCTCTCCGCGCAAGATCGAGAAGAACTTATCTTGAAGTTTCTTGGTTATGGGGCCGGGCTCGCCAATCACCCGCCCATCAACCTCTCGGATGGGCACGAGCTCGGCCGCGGTTCCGGTGAAAAAGGCCTCATCGGCCAGGTATAGGTCGGAGCGAACCAGGTCGGCCTCGACGACCGGATACTCCATATCCCAGGCTATCTGCATCACCGAATCTCTGGTTATCCCCTCCAGGACGCTCGTCGAAGTCGGCGGAGTGGTGATGACCTCATCTCTGACGACGAAGATGTTTTCGCCCGGCCCCTCCGAGATAAAGCCGCGGTGATCGAGCATTATCGCCTCGGCGTGGCCGTTATCGACCGCTTCCAGCTTTGCTAGAATCGAATTTATGTACTGGCCAGTTGCCTTAGCCGCCGAGGGCAGGGCATTTGGCGAGGGGCGCTCGAAGGAAGAGATGCACGTCTTGACGCCGTGCTTTAGCCCGTCTTCGCCAAGGTAAGTTCCCCAAGGCCAGACGGCGATGGAGACATCGACCGGTGCCTTCATTGGATAGAGCCCCATCTCTCCATAGCCGCGAAAGGCTATGGGCCGTATGTAGCAGCTCTTTAATTTATTGACCCTGATGATGTCTTTAACCGCTTTGACCAGCTCTTCGACTGAATACGGTATCTCCATCCGGTATATTTTGGCCGAGCGGAAGAGGCGCTCGATGTGCTCGGTCAGGCGAAAGACGGCCGCTCCCTTCGGGGTCTCGTAGGCCCTGATCCCCTCAAAGACGCCCGAACCGTAATGGAGGGCGTGGGTGAGCACGTGGACCTTGGCATCCTTCCAATCGACGAGCTTTCCGTTCATCCATATCTTTTCAACCTCTGGTATCGGCATCTTAAACCATCCCTTCCTTATTCTGTTCGCTTCAGTTTAACCGGCCACGACCTTGGCTACCATATCCCCAACCTCTGATGTGGAGTAACCCATCTGCCCGGCCGAAAGACTCTTCAGCTTCTTGCTGGTAACTTCGACTATACCCGCTTCAATGGCCAAGGCCGCCGCATCTTCACCCAAAAAATCGAGCATCATCTGAGCCGCCGCGATGGCCGCAAGCGGATTGATCACATTTTGACCGGTATATTTAGGGGCGCTTCCGCCAATCGGCTCAAACATCGAGACCCCTTCCGGGTTGATGTTGCCGCCGGCCGCAACCCCCATACCGCCCTGGATCATCGCCCCAAGATCGGTGATGATATCGCCGAACATGTTGTCGGTCACAATGACGTCAAACCACTCGGGATTCTTGACGAACCACATACAGATGGCATCGACATGGGCGTAATCGCAGCTGATGTCGGGATACTCCGCCCCGACCTCATCGAAGGCCCGCTGCCAAAGATCGAAAGCATAGGTTAAGACGTTTGTCTTACCGCAGAGGGTCAGGTTCTTCTCCTTATTCCTCTTCTTGCAATATTCAAAAGCGTAGCGGATGGCCCGCTCGACGCCCTTTCTGGTGTTGACGCTGAGCTGCGTGGCCACTTCATCTGGAGTCCCCCTCTTTAAGAAACCGC belongs to Actinomycetota bacterium and includes:
- the cimA gene encoding citramalate synthase; this translates as MVVKSKIKIYDTTLRDGAQREGLSLSVDDKLKITAKLDELGVDYIEGGWPGANPKDIEYFKRVKELDLKHATVVAFGSTRRKGVTASEDNNVQALIKAGTKAVCIVGKSWDVHVTHVLVTTLEDNIKMISDTIAYFKKKGLEVFFDAEHFFDGYKNNPAYALSTIKAAEAAGADSVVLCDSNGGSIPIQVAEVVAAVKKEISIPIGIHAHNDSDCAVANSLAAASEGAAQVQGTMNGFGERCGNANLVSIIPNLILKMDVECIPKERLSMLTEVSHHVNEIANVVADPHQPYVGESAFAHKGGIHISATSRQKGAYEHIDPSLVGNLQRVLVSDQAGAAAIIHKAKEFGMDLSSKPDQALAILKKLKKLEHIGYHFEAADGSFEILLRKNTGSYRPLFKLEDYKVTVSRSGKSRPKTEAVVKIMVENQRLVEFAEGNGPVNALDNALRKAIARIFPALAEISLTDYKVRIINARKGTAAVVRVLIESTDGENSWGTVGVHENMIEASWEALVDSIEHGLARRKKS
- a CDS encoding branched-chain amino acid transaminase; the protein is MPIPEVEKIWMNGKLVDWKDAKVHVLTHALHYGSGVFEGIRAYETPKGAAVFRLTEHIERLFRSAKIYRMEIPYSVEELVKAVKDIIRVNKLKSCYIRPIAFRGYGEMGLYPMKAPVDVSIAVWPWGTYLGEDGLKHGVKTCISSFERPSPNALPSAAKATGQYINSILAKLEAVDNGHAEAIMLDHRGFISEGPGENIFVVRDEVITTPPTSTSVLEGITRDSVMQIAWDMEYPVVEADLVRSDLYLADEAFFTGTAAELVPIREVDGRVIGEPGPITKKLQDKFFSILRGEDEEYMDWLELV
- a CDS encoding 3-isopropylmalate dehydrogenase, which encodes MAGKSYKLGVMGGDGTGPEVIAEGLKVLEAAAAKFGFKYELTHFDFGGERYLKTGEVLPDSAIDDFKKVDAIFLGAIGHPDVKPGILEKGILLRTRFELDQYINLRPVKLYPGVHTPIKDKGPEDIDFVVVRENTEGIYTGAGGFLKRGTPDEVATQLSVNTRKGVERAIRYAFEYCKKRNKEKNLTLCGKTNVLTYAFDLWQRAFDEVGAEYPDISCDYAHVDAICMWFVKNPEWFDVIVTDNMFGDIITDLGAMIQGGMGVAAGGNINPEGVSMFEPIGGSAPKYTGQNVINPLAAIAAAQMMLDFLGEDAAALAIEAGIVEVTSKKLKSLSAGQMGYSTSEVGDMVAKVVAG